One genomic segment of Chelonoidis abingdonii isolate Lonesome George chromosome 16, CheloAbing_2.0, whole genome shotgun sequence includes these proteins:
- the LOC116835995 gene encoding 2'-5'-oligoadenylate synthase 1-like, translated as MEVYQVPAGSLDAWIAERLQPSEEFQQQVKDTVRRICDFLKETCFDDMKVFKTVKGGSAGKGTALKNNSDADLVLFLSCFSSYRDQMENRAAVLHIIKQKLNRCRQTIAFSIDVEVSQPKEKGTCPRSLSITIQSKRRSESIEVDVLPAYDALGQVTPGIKPSPQVYEDLIQARAGPGEFCTSFTELQRDFVKRRPAKLKNLLRLVKHWYKELSKTTSGLPPKYALELLTIYAWESGTERAEKFSTAEGFRTVMELLCRYQELRIYWTEFYDLQSSMIGPHVKRLLREPCPVILDPADPTGTLGQGKRWDLLAREAAKCRDQLCCRNGLAPIRCWDVQPARPMQVMVKQLSGVSLALLLSPSTTIWEIKEELEREWGISPYTQRLALQEPGLEDQLLLDDQTLASHSIFYDTTVLMLTTEPQEMEIFVKDHNSRTTLYGICASDTVLNLKKKIEDRTGVSANQQRLTFNSKELQDDYTLAHYRIRSKSTVFLLLRLRGG; from the exons ATGGAGGTGTACCAGGTGCCCGCAGGCTCGCTGGATGCCTGGATCGCGGAGCGTCTCCAACCCAGCGAGGAATTCCAGCAGCAGGTGAAAGACACTGTCCGGAGGATCTGTGATTTCCTGAAGGAGACGTGCTTTGACGACATGAAGGTGTTCAAGACGGTGAAG GGCGGCTCCGCAGGGAAGGGGACAGCCCTGAAGAACAACTCGGATGCGGATCTGGTCCTTTTCCTCAGCTGCTTCTCCAGCTACCGGGACCAGATGGAGAACCGTGCGGCTGTACTCCACATCATCAAGCAGAAGCTGAACCGGTGCCGACAGACCATTGCCTTCAGCATTGACGTGGAGGTTTCCCAGCCGAAGGAGAAGGGCACCTGTCCACGCTCGCTCTCCATCACCATCCAGTCGAAGAGGCGGTCGGAATCCATTGAGGTGGATGTGCTCCCGGCCTACGATGCCTTAG GGCAGGTGACTCCTGGCATCAAACCTTCCCCCCAGGTCTACGAGGATCTGATTCAGGCCAGAGCCGGGCCCGGTGAGTTCTGCACCTCCTTCACTGAGCTGCAGAGGGACTTCGTGAAGCGTCGCCCGGCCAAGCTCAAGAACCTGCTGCGGCTGGTCAAGCACTGGTACAAAGAG CTTTCCAAGACAACGTCGGGCTTGCCGCCCAAGTATGCCCTGGAGCTGCTGACCATCTACGCCTGGGAGAGCGGCACCGAGAGAGCAGAGAAATTCAGCACGGCTGAGGGGTTCCGCACGGTGATGGAGCTGCTGTGCCGATACCAAGAGCTCCGCATCTACTGGACCGAGTTCTATGATCTCCAGTCCTCCATGATAGGGCCCCATGTCAAACGGCTGCTGCGGGAGCCATG CCCCGTGATCCTGGATCCAGCTGACCCGACAGGAACCTTGGGGCAGGGAAAAAGGTGGGACTTGCTGGCAAGAGAAGCCGCCAAGTGCCGGGACCAGCTGTGCTGTAGGAATGGCCTCGCCCCCATCCGCTGCTGGGACGTGCAG CCAGCCAGACCAATGCAGGTGATGGTCAAGCAGCTGTCAGGGGTcagcctggccctgctcctgAGTCCCTCCACTACCATATGGGAGATTAAGGAGGAGCTCGAGCGTGAATGGGGCATCTCTCCCTACACGCAGCGCCTGGCCCTGCAGGAGCCTGGCCTGGaagaccagctgctgctggacgATCAGACCCTGGCATCACACAGCATCTTCTACGACACCACAGTTCTGATGCTCACGACCGAGCCCCAGGAGATGGAGATCTTTGTGAAGGACCATAACAGCAGAACCACCCTCTATGGCATTTGCGCCAGTGACACCGTCCTGAACCTGAAGAAGAAGATCGAGGATCGCACAGGTGTCTCCGCCAACCAACAGCGCCTGACGTTCAACAGCAAAGAGCTGCAAGACGACTACACGCTCGCCCATTACAGGATCCGGAGCAAGAGCACGGTCTTCCTGCTTTTGCGCCTCAGGGGTGGATAA